One Rhinolophus sinicus isolate RSC01 linkage group LG06, ASM3656204v1, whole genome shotgun sequence DNA window includes the following coding sequences:
- the HYOU1 gene encoding hypoxia up-regulated protein 1 has translation MAASVRRQRLRRLARWALMAVLLADLLALSDTLAVMSVDLGSESMKVAIVKPGVPMEIVLNKESRRKTPVTVTLKENERFFGDSAASMAIKNPKATLRYFQQLLGKQEDNPHVALYRVRFPEHELGFDPQRQTVYFQISPQLQFSPEEVLGMVLNYSRSLAEDFAEQPIKDAVITVPAFFNQAERRAVLQAAHMAGLKVLQLINDNTATALSYGVFRRKDINTTAQNIMFYDMGSGSTVCTIVTYQTVKTKEAGMQPQLQIRGVGFDRTLGGLEMELRLREHLAGLFNEQRKGQKAKDVRENPRAMAKLLREANRLKTVLSANVDHMAQIEGLMDDVDFKAKVTRVEFEELCTDLFERVPGPVQQALQSAEMNLDEIEQVILVGGATRVPKVQEVLLKAVRKEELGKNINADEAAAMGAVYQAAALSKAFKVKPFVVRDAVIYPILVEFTREVEEEPGVHSLKHNKRILFSRMGPYPQRKVITFNRYSHDFNFHINYGDLSFLGPEDLRVFGSQNLTTVKLKGVGESFKKYPDYESKGIKAHFHLDESGVLSLVRVESVFETLVEDNPEEESTLTKLGNTISSLFGGGTTSDTKENGTDTVQEEEESPAQGSKDEPGEQAELKEEAEAPVEDTSQPPPPEPKGDAAPEREQATDKENGEKSEAQKPSEKGETGSEGISPALEEEKKQNLARKQRMVEEIGVELVVLDLPDLSEDELARSAQKLQDLTVRDLEKQEREKAANSLEAFIFETQDKLYQPEYQEVSTEEQREEISGRLSAASTWLEDEGFGATTVMLKEKLAELRKLCQALFFRVEERKKWPERLSALDNLLNHSSMFLKGARLIPEMDQIFTEVEMTTLEKVINETWAWKNTTMAEQAKLPATERPVLLSKDIEAKMMALDREVQYLLNKAKFTKPRPRPKDKNGTRAEPPLNASAHGEKVIRPPGQTEDTQPISEPEKATRSEPADSEPLELEGAGAESEQKEQPTEQKRTLKNDEL, from the exons ATGGCAGCCAGTGTCAGGAGGCAGAGGCTGAGGAGGCTAGCCCGTTGGGCTTTGATGGCTGTGCTCTTGGCAGACCTGTTGGCACTAAGTG ACACGCTGGCAGTGATGTCTGTCGACCTGGGCAGCGAGTCCATGAAGGTGGCCATCGTCAAACCTGGAGTGCCCATGGAAATTGTCTTGAACAA GGAATCCCGGCGGAAAACCCCAGTGACTGTGAccctgaaagaaaatgaaagattctTTGGAGACAGTGCAGCAAGCATG gcCATCAAGAATCCAAAGGCTACGTTGCGTTACTTCCAGCAGCTCCTGGGAAAGCAGGAGGATAATCCCCACGTGGCCCTTTACAGAGTCCGTTTCCCAGAGCATGAGTTAGGCTTCGACCCACAGAGACAGACTGTGTACTTCCAAATCAGTCC gcaGCTGCAGTTCTCACCTGAGGAGGTACTGGGCATGGTTCTCAATTACTCCCGTTCCCTGGCTGAAGATTTTGCAG AGCAGCCTATCAAGGATGCAGTGATCACTGTGCCAGCCTTCTTCAATCAGGCTGAGCGCCGAGCTGTGCTGCAGGCTGCTCACATGGCTGGCCTCAAAGTGCTGCAGCTCATCAATGACAACACTGCCACTGCCCTCAGCTATGGTGTCTTCCGCCGGAAAGATATCAATACTACTGCTCAG AATATCATGTTCTATGACATGGGCTCAGGCAGCACTGTGTGCACCATCGTGACCTACCAGACTGTGAAGACTAAGGAGGCAGGGATGCAGCCACAGCTACAAATCCGGGGAGTGGG GTTTGACCGCACCCTGGGGGGCCTAGAGATGGAGCTCCGGCTGCGTGAGCACCTGGCTGGGCTTTTCAATGAGCAGCGCAAGGGCCAGAAAGCAAAGGACGTGCGGGAGAACCCCCGTGCCATGGCCAAGTTGCTACGTGAGGCTAATCGACTGAAAACTGTTCTGAGCGCCAATGTTGACCACATGGCACAG ATTGAGGGCCTCATGGACGATGTGGACTTCAAGGCCAAAGTGACTCGAGTGGAGTTCGAAGAACTGTGTACAGACTTATTTGAGCGGGTGCCTGGGCCTGTGCAGCAGGCCCTCCAGAGTGCTGAAATGAATTTG GATGAGATTGAGCAGGTGATCCTGGTGGGTGGGGCCACTCGGGTCCCCAAAGTTCAGGAGGTACTGCTGAAGGCTGTGCGCAA GGAGGAGCTGGGGAAGAACATCAATGCAGATGAAGCAGCCGCTATGGGGGCTGTGTACCAGGCAGCTGCGCTCAGCAAAGCCTTTAAGGTGAAGCCGTTTGTAGTCCGAGACGCAGTGATCTATCCCATCCTG GTGGAGTTCACaagggaggtggaggaggaaccTGGGGTTCATAGCCTGAAGCACAATAAGCGTATTCTCTTCTCCCGGATGGGGCCCTACCCTCAACGTAAAGTCATCACCTTTAACCGCTACAGCCATGATTTCAACTTTCACATCAACTATGGTGACCTCAGCTTCCTGGGGCCTGAGGATCTTcg GGTATTTGGCTCCCAGAATCTGACCACAGTGAAGCTAAAAGGTGTGGGTGAGAGCTTCAAGAAGTATCCCGACTACGAGTCCAAGGGCATCAAGGCTCACTTCCACCTGGATGAGAGTGGTGTGCTCAGCCTCGTCAGG GTGGAGTCTGTGTTTGAGACACTAGTGGAGGACAACCCAGAAGAAGAATCAACTCTGACCA AACTGGGCAACACCATCTCCAGCCTGTTTGGAGGTGGCACCACATCAGATACCAAAGAAAATGGTACGGACACTGTCCAG gaggaagaagaaagccCTGCCCAGGGGAGCAAGGATGAGCCTGGAGAGCAAGCGGAGCtcaaggaggaagctgaggccccaGTGGAGGACACCTCTCAGCCTCCACCCCCTGAGCCTAAGGGAGATGCAGCCCCTGAGAGAGAACAGGCCACAGACAAAGAAAATGGTGAAAAGTCTGAGGCCCAG AAGCCAAGTGAGAAGGGGGAGACAGGGTCTGAGGGTATCTCTCCAGCcctggaggaagaaaagaagcagaaCCTGGCCCGGAAGCAGAGAATGGTAGAGGAGATTGGGGTGGAGCTGGTTGTTCTAGACCTACCTGACTTGTCCGAGGATGAGCTGGCCCGTTCAGCACAGAA ACTTCAGGATTTAACAGTCCGAGACCTAGAGAAGCAGGAACGGGAGAAAGCTGCCAACAGCTTGGAAGCTTTCATCTTTGAGACCCAG GACAAGCTGTACCAGCCTGAATACCAGGAAGTGTCCACCGAGGAACAGCGTGAAGAGATCTCTGGGAGACTCAGCGCTGCTTCCACCTGGCTGGAGGATGAAGGCTTTGGGGCCACCACAGTG ATGTTGAAGGAGAAGCTGGCTGAGCTGAGGAAGCTGTGCCAAGCGTTGTTTTTTCGGGTGGAAGAGCGTAAGAAGTGGCCTGAACGGCTATCAGCCCTTGATAATCTCCTCAACCATTCCAGCATGTTTCTCAA GGGGGCCCGGCTTATCCCAGAAATGGACCAGATCTTCACCGAGGTGGAGATGACGACGTTAGAGAAAGTCATCAATGAGACCTGG GCGTGGAAAAATACAACGATGGCCGAGCAGGCCAAGCTTCCTGCCACAGAGAGGCCTGTGCTGCTCTCAAAAGACATTGAGGCCAAGATGATGGCGCTGGACCGTGAGGTGCAGTATCTGCTCAATAAGGCCAAGTTTACCAAGCCACGGCCCCGGCCCAAGGACAAGAATGGGACCCGGGCAGAACCCCCACTCAATGCCAGTGCCCATGGAGAGAAGGTCATCCGTCCACCAG GCCAGACTGAAGATACACAGCCCATTTCAGAACCTGAGAAAGCGACTC GATCTGAACCAGCAGACTCGGAACCTCTGGAGTTAGAAGGTGCTGGAGCAG AATCTGAACAGAAGGAGCAGCCAACAGAACAGAAGCGAACTTTGAAGAATGATGAACTATAA